A genomic region of Streptomyces rimosus contains the following coding sequences:
- a CDS encoding AMP-binding protein produces the protein MTDMSRPPGHPPGPRESAAAGHHLAYARGETGRPLLDRTIGADLERAISRFGDREALVDVAGGRRWTYAELGRAVDEVALGLLAKGVRKGDRVGIWAPNCPEWVLVQYATARIGAIMVNINPAYRVHELAYVLKQAGMSVLVSAVAHKSSDYRRMIEQVRAESRALRDVIYIDDPTWDGLLAAGATVPYERLAACAKELSPHDPVNIQYTSGTTGFPKGATLSHHNILNNGFWVGETVGYTEHDRVCLPVPFYHCFGMVMGNLGATSHGACIVIPAPAFDAAATLRAVEQERCTSLYGVPTMFIAELDHPDFATFDLSSLRTGIMAGSPCPEEVMRRVVSEMHMAEVSICYGMTETSPVSTQTRRDDDLAHRTGTVGRVLPHIEVKVVDPATGATVPRGEPGELCTRGYSVMLGYWEEPERTDEAIDAERWMHTGDLAVMNDDGYLRIVGRIKDMIIRGGENVYPREIEEFLYTHPKIADVQVVGVPDAKYGEEIAACVILRDPAAGLTRDELARFCRSRLAHYKVPRYVHVLDAFPMTVSGKVRKIELRERLAARLAAEAEPTAAPVRPTEAGAAGPVEAAQA, from the coding sequence ATGACCGACATGAGCAGGCCGCCGGGCCACCCGCCGGGACCCCGGGAGAGCGCCGCGGCAGGTCACCACCTGGCGTATGCCCGGGGCGAGACCGGCCGGCCGCTGCTCGACCGCACCATCGGCGCCGACCTGGAGCGCGCGATCAGTCGCTTCGGCGACCGCGAGGCGCTGGTGGACGTGGCGGGCGGGCGCCGCTGGACGTACGCGGAGCTGGGGCGGGCGGTGGACGAGGTGGCGCTCGGCCTGCTGGCCAAGGGCGTGCGCAAGGGCGACCGGGTCGGCATCTGGGCGCCCAACTGCCCGGAATGGGTGCTGGTGCAGTACGCCACCGCCCGCATCGGCGCCATCATGGTCAACATCAATCCGGCCTACCGTGTGCACGAATTGGCGTATGTGCTCAAGCAGGCCGGGATGAGCGTGCTGGTCTCCGCCGTCGCCCACAAGTCCAGCGACTACCGGCGGATGATCGAGCAGGTGCGGGCCGAGAGCCGGGCGCTGCGCGACGTGATCTACATCGACGACCCGACCTGGGACGGGCTGCTGGCGGCGGGCGCGACGGTGCCGTACGAGCGGCTGGCCGCCTGCGCGAAGGAGCTGTCGCCGCACGACCCGGTCAACATCCAGTACACCTCCGGCACCACCGGCTTCCCGAAGGGCGCCACCCTCTCCCACCACAACATCCTCAACAACGGCTTCTGGGTGGGCGAGACCGTCGGCTACACGGAGCACGACCGGGTCTGTCTGCCGGTGCCCTTCTACCACTGCTTCGGCATGGTGATGGGCAACCTGGGGGCCACCTCGCACGGCGCCTGCATCGTCATCCCGGCGCCCGCCTTCGACGCGGCGGCCACCCTGCGCGCCGTCGAGCAGGAGCGCTGCACGTCCCTGTACGGCGTGCCGACCATGTTCATCGCCGAACTGGACCATCCGGACTTCGCCACGTTCGACCTGTCGTCGCTGCGCACCGGGATCATGGCGGGCTCGCCGTGCCCGGAGGAGGTGATGCGGCGGGTCGTCTCCGAGATGCACATGGCCGAGGTCTCCATCTGCTACGGCATGACCGAGACCTCGCCGGTCTCCACGCAGACGCGGCGCGACGACGACCTGGCGCACCGCACCGGCACGGTGGGCCGGGTGCTGCCGCACATCGAGGTCAAGGTGGTGGACCCGGCGACCGGCGCGACCGTGCCACGTGGCGAGCCCGGCGAGCTGTGCACCCGCGGCTACAGCGTGATGCTGGGCTACTGGGAGGAGCCGGAGCGCACCGACGAGGCGATCGACGCGGAGCGCTGGATGCACACCGGTGACCTGGCGGTGATGAACGACGACGGCTATCTGCGCATCGTCGGCCGCATCAAGGACATGATCATCCGGGGTGGGGAGAACGTCTACCCGCGCGAGATCGAGGAGTTCCTCTACACCCACCCGAAGATCGCGGATGTGCAGGTGGTCGGCGTCCCGGACGCCAAGTACGGCGAAGAGATCGCTGCCTGCGTCATCCTGCGCGACCCCGCGGCCGGCCTCACCCGCGACGAACTGGCCCGCTTCTGCCGCTCGCGGCTGGCGCACTACAAGGTCCCGCGCTACGTACACGTCCTCGACGCCTTCCCGATGACCGTCAGCGGCAAGGTCCGCAAGATCGAGCTGCGGGAGCGGCTGGCGGCGCGGCTGGCGGCGGAGGCGGAGCCGACGGCGGCCCCGGTACGGCCGACGGAAGCGGGCGCCGCGGGGCCCGTCGAGGCCGCCCAGGCGTAA
- a CDS encoding SDR family oxidoreductase: MKVIVIGASGVIGSAVADEPAGRGHTVVRASRRGPVRVDMEDPASADALFEDPAVRGADAVVCCAASGRLTPLDEPSDAEFTRGLHGKLLGQVQLTRRALHHLQDGGAVVLTSGRFDEPTPGSAFAALVNTGLDAFAQAAAPEMPRGLRLTAVSPGWVGETPERLGMDPSAGTPAAELARTYADAVEGRTARPGTRTRENRLPYAPRPATVLP, from the coding sequence ATGAAGGTGATCGTCATCGGAGCGAGCGGGGTCATCGGCAGCGCGGTCGCCGACGAGCCGGCGGGGCGCGGGCACACGGTCGTACGGGCCTCGCGGCGCGGGCCGGTACGGGTGGACATGGAAGATCCGGCGTCCGCGGACGCGCTGTTCGAGGACCCGGCCGTGCGCGGCGCGGACGCCGTGGTCTGCTGCGCGGCGAGCGGGCGGCTGACGCCGCTGGACGAGCCGTCCGACGCCGAATTCACCCGTGGTCTGCACGGCAAGCTGCTCGGGCAGGTGCAGCTGACCCGGCGCGCGCTGCACCACCTACAGGACGGCGGGGCGGTCGTGCTCACCAGCGGCCGGTTCGACGAACCCACCCCGGGCAGCGCGTTCGCCGCGCTGGTGAACACGGGGCTGGACGCCTTCGCACAGGCCGCGGCACCCGAGATGCCCCGCGGGCTGCGGCTGACCGCCGTCAGCCCCGGCTGGGTCGGCGAGACCCCGGAGCGGCTGGGCATGGACCCGTCCGCGGGCACCCCGGCCGCCGAACTGGCCCGTACGTACGCGGACGCCGTGGAGGGCCGTACCGCCCGACCCGGCACCCGTACCCGGGAAAATCGGCTGCCGTACGCCCCGCGACCTGCGACGGTGCTGCCATGA
- a CDS encoding AMP-binding protein, with product MADTEETGVTGGTGDRGGVAPVTGVTGAADDQRPTGTGPTAAFRAARDFLLRHREDYDGARKGFTWPRPAYFNWALDWFDRIADGNDRTALHIVEEDGTHTRHTFDALRRRSNQAANWLAAQGVRADDRIVVMLGNQSELWETALAAMKLRAVVIPATPLLGPLDLADRVRRGRARHVLVRGDDIGKFADVPGDYTRIAVGGGEEAAAAGWLAYEDAYSAPETYEPTGPTHADDTLMLYFTSGTTARPKLVEHTHTSYPVGHLATMYWIGLKPGDVHLNISSPGWAKHAWSNLFAPWNAEATVFIHNYTRFDAARLMAEMDRAGVTSFCAPPTVWRMLIQADLTALKNPPREIVAAGEPLNPEIIERVREAWGVTIRDGFGQTETAVQVANTPGQPLKPGSMGRPLPGFEVVLLDPVTGEPADEGEIALDLSARPVGLTTGYHGDPDRTAEAMAGGYYRTGDIGSRDADGYLTYVGRADDVFKASDYKISPFELESALLEHEAVAEAAVVPAPDPLRLAVPKAYVVLAAGWEPGPETAAALFAHSRAVLAPYKRVRRLEFADLPKTVSGKIRRVELRERTAEQGGGAAEYREEDHR from the coding sequence ATGGCGGACACCGAAGAGACAGGTGTGACGGGCGGTACGGGCGATAGGGGTGGTGTTGCGCCGGTTACGGGGGTGACGGGAGCGGCGGACGATCAGCGGCCCACGGGCACCGGCCCGACCGCCGCGTTCCGCGCGGCCCGGGATTTCCTCCTGCGCCATCGCGAGGACTACGACGGCGCGCGCAAGGGCTTCACCTGGCCCCGGCCCGCGTACTTCAACTGGGCGCTGGACTGGTTCGACCGCATCGCCGACGGCAACGACCGCACCGCCCTGCACATCGTCGAGGAGGACGGCACCCACACCCGCCACACCTTCGACGCACTGCGCCGCCGCTCGAACCAGGCCGCCAACTGGCTGGCCGCGCAGGGCGTACGGGCCGACGACCGGATCGTGGTCATGCTCGGCAACCAGAGCGAGCTGTGGGAGACCGCCCTCGCCGCGATGAAGCTGCGCGCGGTGGTCATCCCCGCCACGCCGCTGCTCGGCCCGCTCGACCTCGCCGACCGGGTGCGGCGCGGCCGGGCCCGGCATGTGCTCGTACGGGGCGACGACATCGGCAAGTTCGCGGACGTACCCGGCGACTACACGCGGATCGCGGTCGGCGGTGGCGAGGAAGCAGCGGCGGCGGGCTGGCTCGCCTACGAGGACGCGTACTCCGCCCCCGAGACGTACGAGCCCACGGGCCCCACCCACGCCGACGACACCCTGATGCTCTACTTCACCTCCGGCACCACGGCCCGCCCCAAACTGGTCGAGCACACCCACACCTCGTACCCCGTGGGCCACTTGGCGACCATGTACTGGATCGGCCTGAAACCCGGCGACGTCCACCTGAACATCTCCTCGCCGGGCTGGGCCAAGCACGCCTGGTCCAACCTCTTCGCCCCCTGGAACGCCGAGGCCACCGTCTTCATCCACAACTACACCCGCTTCGACGCGGCCCGGCTCATGGCCGAGATGGACCGGGCGGGCGTCACCAGCTTCTGCGCGCCGCCCACCGTCTGGCGGATGCTCATCCAGGCCGATCTGACGGCGCTGAAGAACCCGCCGCGCGAGATCGTCGCGGCCGGCGAACCGCTCAACCCGGAGATCATCGAGCGGGTGCGGGAGGCGTGGGGCGTCACCATCCGGGACGGCTTCGGGCAGACCGAGACCGCCGTCCAGGTCGCCAACACCCCCGGGCAGCCCCTCAAACCGGGCTCCATGGGCCGCCCCCTGCCCGGCTTCGAGGTCGTGCTGCTGGACCCGGTCACCGGCGAGCCCGCCGACGAGGGCGAGATCGCCCTCGACCTGTCGGCCCGCCCGGTCGGCCTGACCACCGGCTACCACGGCGACCCGGACCGCACCGCCGAGGCGATGGCCGGCGGCTACTACCGCACCGGCGACATCGGCTCGCGCGACGCCGACGGCTACCTCACGTACGTGGGACGGGCCGACGACGTGTTCAAGGCATCTGATTACAAGATTTCACCCTTCGAGCTGGAGAGCGCACTCCTGGAGCACGAAGCGGTGGCCGAGGCCGCCGTGGTGCCCGCGCCCGACCCCCTCCGGCTGGCCGTGCCCAAGGCGTACGTGGTGCTGGCGGCCGGCTGGGAACCTGGTCCCGAGACCGCGGCGGCACTCTTCGCCCACTCCCGGGCGGTGCTCGCCCCGTACAAGCGCGTGCGGCGGCTGGAGTTCGCGGACCTGCCCAAGACGGTCTCGGGCAAGATCCGTCGCGTGGAGCTGCGCGAGCGCACCGCCGAGCAGGGCGGGGGCGCCGCCGAGTACCGAGAGGAAGACCACCGATGA
- a CDS encoding PRC-barrel domain-containing protein — MTDIWGYPASAGHTAGTDLVGYKVEATDGHIGKVDKHSDEVGSAWIVVDTGVWIFGKSVLLPAGVIASVDTAERKIFVSRTKEEIKNSPEFDKEKHLGNPDYHEQLGRYYQPHHK; from the coding sequence ATGACCGACATCTGGGGCTACCCCGCCTCCGCCGGGCACACGGCGGGCACGGACCTCGTCGGGTACAAGGTCGAGGCCACCGACGGCCATATCGGCAAGGTCGACAAGCACTCCGACGAAGTGGGCTCCGCCTGGATCGTGGTGGACACCGGCGTCTGGATCTTCGGCAAGAGCGTCCTGCTGCCGGCCGGTGTCATCGCGTCGGTGGACACCGCCGAACGCAAGATCTTCGTCTCCCGCACCAAGGAAGAGATCAAGAACTCCCCGGAGTTCGACAAGGAGAAGCACCTCGGCAACCCCGACTACCACGAGCAGCTGGGGCGGTATTACCAGCCGCACCACAAGTGA
- a CDS encoding MmcQ/YjbR family DNA-binding protein — protein sequence MFDAKRLRAVCLDFNGAVEEFPFPRHPEVSTFKVGGKIFALATLDAVPLAVSLKCDPELAERLRAAHPEIVPGYHLNKRHWNTVSLAGALDDRLVLDMIEDSYDLIVARLPRAQQLALDWPGRA from the coding sequence ATGTTCGATGCCAAGCGGCTGCGGGCCGTCTGTCTGGACTTCAACGGGGCGGTCGAGGAGTTCCCCTTTCCCCGGCACCCGGAGGTGTCCACGTTCAAGGTCGGCGGAAAGATCTTCGCGCTGGCCACTCTGGACGCCGTGCCGCTGGCCGTGAGCCTGAAGTGCGACCCGGAGCTGGCCGAGCGGCTGCGCGCCGCGCACCCCGAGATCGTGCCGGGCTACCACCTCAACAAGCGGCACTGGAACACCGTCTCGCTGGCGGGGGCGCTGGACGACCGGCTCGTCCTGGACATGATCGAGGATTCGTACGACCTGATCGTGGCGCGGCTGCCGCGCGCCCAGCAGCTGGCGCTGGACTGGCCGGGCCGCGCCTGA
- a CDS encoding DUF6297 family protein, translating into MTARGTETDSRAAEEETSDPAVWNEQEDDRTVETLRWLRDKRRAHQRQRRRDRAVLAYCVVLAVLGYGGGYAFRFLRSLKIGADHGSLGADLQRTLPGAFVVVALALAVLAARDALWRGPVVVSGPSAGWLLAQPVRRGAVLRPAFRMSAVLAMAAGALAATAAAVVLHVTGLASFGGALAALFPAGVCLPLLAVSLGMAVERRSQSARLVRRLTAPAALLLALAAGQTALAFGGHRWAPVEWAELWSGPWGWAAQPVVAVTGGQAPGWPVALVLLAAVTAAAAGYAHRDAAHVPNAQLRGRAATASAVTSGVFALELRAAKLAVLEAGGDAPKRRVRLPAPPHRYLIVVWRDLLALLRMPGRLGRAVAWTAAAAAAVGLGAGPVAERRVLGLAVGLLCGYAAVGALAEPARLETDDARRAAWSPFRLRTLMLHHAIVPAALGALLGLLAAVPYALAGAGWALLLMPLCAAPFAAAAVFGACRGPARTDLLFVGGATPMGGPGPFLFAAWYAAGPLVSVTGLTLVLNPALAHGPDARSVLQAGVMALVLTAGLLFFAGRSASRLVRH; encoded by the coding sequence ATGACGGCGCGGGGTACGGAGACGGATTCGCGCGCGGCGGAGGAGGAGACCAGCGATCCGGCCGTCTGGAACGAGCAGGAGGACGACCGCACCGTCGAGACGCTGCGCTGGCTGCGCGACAAACGCCGGGCGCACCAGCGGCAGCGCCGCCGCGACCGTGCCGTCCTCGCGTACTGCGTGGTGCTCGCCGTCCTCGGCTACGGCGGCGGCTACGCCTTCCGCTTCCTGCGGTCGCTGAAGATCGGCGCGGACCACGGCAGCCTCGGCGCGGACCTCCAGCGCACCCTGCCGGGCGCCTTCGTCGTCGTCGCCCTCGCACTGGCCGTGCTCGCCGCCCGCGACGCGCTGTGGCGCGGACCGGTGGTCGTGTCCGGGCCGTCCGCCGGCTGGCTGCTGGCACAGCCCGTACGGCGCGGCGCGGTGCTGCGGCCCGCCTTCCGGATGTCCGCCGTACTGGCGATGGCCGCGGGTGCGCTCGCCGCGACGGCCGCGGCCGTCGTCCTGCACGTCACCGGCCTGGCCTCCTTCGGCGGCGCGCTGGCCGCGCTGTTCCCGGCCGGGGTCTGCCTGCCGCTGCTGGCCGTATCGCTGGGCATGGCGGTCGAGCGCAGGTCACAGTCGGCACGCCTCGTACGGCGGCTCACCGCGCCTGCCGCCCTTCTCCTGGCGCTGGCGGCCGGGCAGACGGCGCTGGCCTTCGGCGGCCACCGCTGGGCGCCTGTGGAGTGGGCCGAACTGTGGTCCGGCCCGTGGGGCTGGGCGGCACAGCCGGTGGTGGCGGTCACCGGCGGGCAGGCCCCGGGCTGGCCCGTCGCGCTCGTACTCCTCGCGGCCGTCACCGCCGCCGCGGCCGGGTACGCGCACCGGGACGCCGCGCACGTGCCCAACGCCCAGCTGCGGGGCCGTGCGGCGACGGCCTCGGCCGTCACGTCCGGAGTGTTCGCCCTGGAACTGCGGGCCGCGAAACTGGCCGTCCTGGAGGCGGGCGGCGACGCGCCCAAGCGCCGGGTGCGGCTGCCGGCGCCGCCGCACCGGTATCTGATCGTGGTGTGGCGCGACCTGCTGGCCCTGCTGCGCATGCCGGGGCGGCTGGGGCGGGCGGTCGCCTGGACGGCCGCCGCGGCCGCGGCGGTGGGCCTCGGCGCCGGGCCGGTCGCCGAGCGGCGCGTGCTCGGCCTGGCCGTAGGGCTGCTGTGCGGGTACGCCGCGGTCGGTGCCCTGGCCGAACCGGCGCGCCTGGAGACGGACGACGCGCGACGCGCCGCTTGGTCGCCGTTCCGGCTGCGGACGCTGATGCTGCACCACGCCATCGTGCCGGCGGCGCTCGGCGCGCTGCTGGGCCTGCTGGCGGCCGTACCGTACGCGCTCGCCGGTGCCGGGTGGGCGCTGCTGCTGATGCCGCTGTGCGCGGCGCCGTTCGCCGCGGCGGCGGTCTTCGGCGCCTGCCGCGGCCCGGCCCGCACGGACCTGCTGTTCGTCGGCGGCGCCACACCGATGGGCGGCCCCGGCCCGTTCCTGTTCGCCGCCTGGTACGCCGCCGGTCCGCTGGTGTCGGTCACCGGCCTGACCCTCGTCCTGAACCCGGCCCTGGCCCACGGGCCGGATGCGCGGTCGGTGCTCCAGGCGGGCGTCATGGCGCTGGTGCTGACGGCCGGTCTGCTGTTCTTCGCCGGGCGGTCGGCGAGCCGGCTCGTACGGCACTGA
- a CDS encoding helix-turn-helix domain-containing protein, producing MRVESESGGSVDVRAALSRLRRASGLPVAFGGLRSGTGRYRISELAGTRSAALHGLAIRHGNGLGGKAAVLTRPFAVTDYHSSPVISHEYDAAVAAEGLYSVLAVPVVVRRRVRGVLYGALRHPVQLGDRSLSAAMAAARELEQALLLQDEAQRLLSVTRQPASADPSMWEEVREAHGELRALAQRIADPALRRELLAACGRLAAASSPERGTEDPVPLAPREVDVLACVATGATNAVAAERLGLRPETVKSYLRSAMRKLGVHSRLQAVVAARRAGVLP from the coding sequence GTGCGGGTCGAGTCAGAGTCCGGCGGGTCCGTGGACGTACGGGCGGCGCTGTCGCGGCTGCGGCGGGCGAGCGGGCTGCCGGTGGCGTTCGGGGGGCTGCGGTCCGGCACCGGCCGCTACCGCATCAGCGAACTGGCGGGCACCAGATCCGCCGCGCTGCACGGGCTGGCCATCCGGCACGGCAACGGCCTCGGCGGCAAGGCCGCGGTCCTGACCCGGCCCTTCGCGGTGACCGACTACCACTCCTCCCCCGTGATCAGCCACGAGTACGACGCGGCGGTGGCGGCCGAGGGCCTGTACTCCGTGCTCGCGGTGCCGGTCGTGGTGCGCCGCCGGGTGCGCGGCGTCCTGTACGGGGCGCTGCGGCACCCCGTACAGCTCGGCGACCGCTCACTGTCCGCCGCGATGGCCGCCGCCCGCGAACTGGAACAGGCCCTGCTGCTCCAGGACGAGGCACAGCGGCTCCTGTCGGTCACCCGGCAGCCGGCCTCCGCCGACCCGTCGATGTGGGAGGAGGTACGCGAGGCACACGGCGAGCTGCGCGCGCTCGCCCAGCGCATCGCGGACCCGGCCCTGCGCCGGGAACTGCTGGCGGCCTGCGGACGGCTGGCGGCGGCCTCCTCCCCCGAACGCGGCACGGAGGACCCGGTCCCGCTGGCGCCGCGCGAGGTGGACGTCCTGGCCTGCGTGGCCACCGGCGCGACCAACGCGGTGGCGGCGGAGCGCCTGGGCCTGCGCCCGGAGACCGTCAAGAGCTACCTGCGCTCCGCCATGCGCAAACTGGGCGTGCACTCCCGCCTTCAGGCGGTGGTGGCGGCGCGGCGGGCGGGGGTGCTGCCGTAG
- a CDS encoding ABC transporter ATP-binding protein, translating to MTARNGADALLQLRGVSRRYGDRQALHPIDHDLAAGRCTALFGHNGSGKSTLLRIACGRDAPTGGRALFAGRTVAEDDPEVRARVAVVGDSVACYPDLTVREHLELVTVAHAVDDAPAWIDQVLADRRLADHADALPNALSSGQLQSLLLAAALVRPRDLLVLDEPEQRLDPGARARLAALLVAEKEDGVAVLLATHQAELAEEVADHMIALEDGRVIEQGTPAEVLRKLGVRS from the coding sequence ATGACGGCCAGGAACGGCGCGGACGCGCTGCTGCAACTGCGCGGTGTCAGCCGTCGCTACGGCGACCGGCAGGCCCTGCACCCGATCGACCACGACCTGGCCGCGGGCCGCTGCACCGCGCTGTTCGGGCACAACGGGTCCGGCAAGTCCACGCTGCTGCGGATCGCGTGCGGCCGGGACGCGCCGACCGGCGGCCGGGCGCTGTTCGCGGGCCGTACGGTCGCCGAGGACGACCCGGAGGTACGGGCGCGGGTGGCGGTGGTCGGCGACAGCGTGGCCTGCTATCCGGATCTCACCGTCCGCGAACACCTCGAACTCGTCACGGTCGCGCACGCGGTGGACGACGCCCCTGCCTGGATCGACCAGGTGCTCGCCGACCGGCGGCTGGCCGACCACGCCGACGCGCTGCCCAATGCGCTTTCTTCCGGTCAGCTGCAGTCGCTGCTGCTGGCCGCCGCGCTGGTACGGCCGCGCGACCTGCTTGTCCTGGACGAACCGGAACAGCGGCTCGACCCCGGCGCCCGCGCGCGCCTGGCCGCCCTCCTGGTCGCGGAGAAGGAGGACGGCGTGGCCGTCCTGCTCGCCACGCACCAGGCCGAGCTGGCCGAGGAGGTCGCCGACCACATGATCGCGCTGGAGGACGGCCGGGTGATCGAGCAGGGCACTCCGGCGGAGGTGCTGCGGAAGCTGGGTGTGCGCTCATGA
- a CDS encoding GNAT family N-acetyltransferase, protein MKASGTRPDPVIRPAAPGDLPALRAIERAAGEAFRAVGMDVIADDEPPSPAELTRCQQAGRALVADDGAADGAPLAYLLWEPVDGCAHIEQVSVHPDAARRGLGRALIERAWQDSGLPALTLTTFAGVPWNAPYYARIGFRVLAEAELTPGLREIRRREGELGLDRWQRVCMRRDG, encoded by the coding sequence ATGAAGGCATCCGGCACCCGCCCCGACCCCGTCATCCGTCCGGCCGCCCCCGGCGACCTCCCCGCGCTGCGCGCCATCGAGCGCGCGGCCGGGGAGGCTTTCCGCGCCGTGGGCATGGATGTGATCGCGGACGACGAACCTCCGTCGCCCGCGGAACTGACCCGCTGTCAGCAGGCGGGACGGGCCCTGGTCGCCGATGACGGAGCGGCGGACGGCGCGCCGCTCGCGTATCTGCTGTGGGAGCCGGTCGACGGCTGCGCCCACATCGAGCAGGTCTCGGTCCACCCGGACGCCGCCCGCCGCGGCCTCGGCCGGGCGCTCATCGAGCGGGCGTGGCAGGACAGCGGGCTTCCGGCGCTGACCCTGACGACGTTCGCGGGCGTTCCGTGGAACGCCCCGTACTACGCCCGTATCGGCTTCCGTGTCCTCGCCGAGGCCGAACTGACGCCCGGCCTGCGGGAGATCCGCCGCCGGGAGGGCGAACTGGGCCTGGACCGGTGGCAGCGGGTGTGCATGCGCCGGGACGGCTGA
- the dmpI gene encoding 4-oxalocrotonate tautomerase DmpI, producing the protein MPVVTVQQGPRSTELKRELVRQITDAFVDALHVPAESVQVWIHEVPTDSWGSAGKLTADK; encoded by the coding sequence ATGCCCGTCGTCACCGTTCAGCAGGGCCCGCGCAGCACCGAGCTCAAGCGCGAGCTGGTCCGGCAGATCACCGACGCGTTCGTGGACGCGCTGCACGTACCCGCCGAGAGCGTGCAGGTGTGGATCCACGAGGTGCCCACCGACAGCTGGGGCTCGGCCGGGAAGCTGACCGCCGACAAGTAG
- a CDS encoding CopD family protein, whose product MKPPRPASRPPSRPGSGDLGEQSATDAAAARLSPARRVLAVAASVTVAVLVPLLGTGLVVDESYEIRLPGDGAIALLRAVLLAALCVHVGELAGVRLARRVAGASAGLPRSWAVRAAWAGVAAAVGQLLLVAGSGSPVAGLSGPALVEAYATRPGLLALLEANAFLLAALCATSRRPGWAVVPLAAIVFGEALRAHPEPYTPEIGTALTLVHLTATTLWTGGLLHVLRTRWRWRHDAAAGREVLTRYARPAALLFAAITATGVCSTLRRLPLAEVFTSGYGRVLLAKLVLVLIVSGLALVARGRLRREAAVPGAATRPARAELVALAAVVLVSAVLTAVPLPPAPL is encoded by the coding sequence ATGAAGCCACCCCGACCGGCGTCCCGGCCCCCTTCCCGCCCCGGTTCCGGGGATCTCGGCGAGCAGTCCGCCACGGACGCGGCGGCGGCCCGCCTCTCCCCCGCGCGGCGCGTCCTCGCCGTGGCCGCGTCCGTCACCGTCGCCGTCCTCGTGCCCCTGCTCGGTACGGGGCTCGTGGTCGACGAGTCGTACGAGATCCGGTTACCCGGTGACGGGGCCATCGCGCTGCTGCGGGCGGTGCTGCTGGCCGCGCTGTGCGTGCACGTCGGGGAGTTGGCGGGGGTGCGGCTGGCGCGGCGGGTGGCCGGGGCGTCGGCGGGGCTGCCGCGGTCGTGGGCGGTGCGGGCCGCGTGGGCGGGGGTGGCGGCGGCCGTGGGGCAGTTGCTGCTGGTGGCGGGGAGCGGATCGCCGGTGGCGGGGCTGTCCGGGCCCGCCCTCGTCGAGGCGTACGCGACCCGGCCGGGCCTGCTCGCGCTCCTGGAGGCCAACGCCTTCCTGCTGGCCGCCCTGTGCGCCACCTCCAGACGCCCGGGGTGGGCGGTCGTGCCGCTGGCGGCCATCGTGTTCGGCGAGGCGCTGCGGGCCCACCCCGAGCCGTACACCCCGGAGATCGGTACGGCCCTCACCCTCGTGCACCTGACGGCGACCACGCTGTGGACCGGCGGGCTGCTGCACGTGCTGCGGACCCGGTGGCGGTGGCGGCACGACGCGGCGGCCGGGCGCGAGGTGCTGACGCGGTACGCGCGTCCTGCGGCGCTGCTGTTCGCCGCGATCACCGCGACCGGCGTGTGCAGCACGCTGCGCCGGCTGCCGCTCGCGGAGGTGTTCACCTCGGGGTACGGGCGTGTGCTGCTGGCCAAGCTGGTGCTCGTCCTGATCGTGAGCGGGCTGGCGCTGGTCGCGCGCGGGCGGCTGCGGCGGGAAGCGGCCGTGCCGGGCGCGGCCACCCGGCCGGCCCGTGCGGAGCTGGTGGCGCTGGCGGCGGTGGTGCTGGTTTCCGCCGTTCTGACGGCCGTACCGCTGCCGCCCGCGCCGCTCTAG